A window of Natrinema versiforme contains these coding sequences:
- a CDS encoding site-specific integrase, translated as MNLQQHENRDDMKVWLSQNEVEQLLEAADDTQQRIAFALGARCGLRSHEVLDVAPEDVVDTDAGTMLRVWHGKGDKFRETPVPRDLATTIRTVDDVRDAPTSSSLVEITSTRSLRRWVRSSADQLYDETGDAGWDHLGFHDLRRTWATALASDDVDPLLVCDWGGWNDLETFLEHYRGSYSPEAQERERAKVNWL; from the coding sequence ATGAATCTCCAACAGCACGAGAACCGCGACGACATGAAGGTCTGGCTCAGCCAGAACGAAGTAGAACAGTTGCTCGAGGCAGCCGACGATACCCAGCAGCGGATCGCGTTCGCACTCGGAGCGCGGTGCGGACTCCGCTCACACGAGGTCCTCGATGTTGCACCGGAGGACGTCGTCGACACCGACGCTGGAACGATGCTCCGCGTCTGGCACGGGAAAGGTGACAAGTTCCGAGAGACGCCGGTCCCGCGCGATCTCGCGACGACCATCCGAACGGTCGACGACGTGCGCGACGCACCGACCAGCTCGTCGCTCGTCGAGATCACGAGTACGCGCTCACTCCGGCGGTGGGTTCGATCGTCTGCCGACCAACTGTACGACGAGACGGGAGACGCCGGCTGGGATCACCTCGGGTTCCACGATCTCCGTCGGACCTGGGCGACTGCACTCGCCTCAGACGATGTCGATCCGCTCTTGGTCTGTGACTGGGGCGGCTGGAACGACCTCGAGACCTTTCTCGAGCATTATAGAGGGAGTTACAGCCCTGAGGCTCAAGAACGTGAGCGAGCTAAGGTCAATTGGCTATAA